The following proteins are co-located in the Hypomesus transpacificus isolate Combined female chromosome 23, fHypTra1, whole genome shotgun sequence genome:
- the marchf4 gene encoding membrane associated ring-CH-type finger 4, giving the protein MLRSQSILKSRCCVLFSDLKVLLLGAPAPSTPLPTLTSMSGQTLDSHESENVLSDVSVSDNNNTLVRAHQQEGGCSALPAGGASGPGADRDRDRVAGWVDAAELSAALRCSRSSDDYSKSRLEERFSLTSYSESGFRTPLCRICFQGPEQGELLSPCRCSGSVRCTHQPCLIKWISERGSWACELCYYKYQVIAISTKNPLQWQAISLTVIEKVQIAAAILGSLFLMASISWLVWSSFSPSARWQRQDLLFQICYGMYGFMDVVCIALIVHEGPSVFRIFNRWQAVNQQWKVLNYDKSMDSEDLKAAATDRTLSHPSQGQQAELGVSTSTSSLMGPAPAAQASSPAPPTGSGPVLPPQADQDNGTAAPDQHCPYNILHLLSHLRQSEARSQPNNSTRELVMRVTTV; this is encoded by the exons ATGCTGCGCAGTCAGAGCATACTGAAAAGCCGCTGTTGCGTCTTGTTCAGTGACCTGAAGGTGCTCTTACTAGGGGCACCGGCACCGTCCACTCCGCTACCTACACTCACCTCCATGAGCGGACAAACATTGGACAGCCATGAAAGCGAGAACGTCCTTTCAGATGTCAGTGTCTCTGACAACAACAACACGTTAGTGAGGGCGCATCAACAAGAAGGTGGCTGTAGTGCCCTGCCGGCAGGGGGCGCTAGCGGGCCAGGGgcggacagagacagagacagagtggcGGGATGGGTTGATGCAGCAGAACTGTCAGCGGCATTGCGTTGCAGCCGGTCCTCAGATGACTACTCAAAATCCCGCCTAGAGGAGCGGTTCTCCCTCACCAGCTACAGCGAGAGTGGCTTCAGGACTCCCCTGTGCAGGATCTGCTTCCAGGGACCAGAACAG GGGGAGCTACTGAGCCCGTGTCGCTGCAGTGGGTCAGTCCGCTGCACCCACCAGCCCTGCCTCATCAAGTGGATTAGCGAGCGGGGCTCCTGGGCCTGTGAGCTCTGCTACTACAAGTACCAGGTCATCGCCATCAGCACCAAGAACCCTCTACAG TGGCAGGCCATCTCCCTGACGGTGATTGAGAAGGTCCAGATTGCCGCGGCAATCTTGGGCTCCTTGTTCCTGATGGCCAGCATCTCCTGGCTAGTGTGGTCCTCCTTCAGCCCCTCGGCCCGCTGGCAGCGTCAGGACCTGCTGTTCCAGATCTGCTACGGCATGTACGGCTTCATGGACGTAGTCTGCATCG CATTGATCGTCCACGAGGGACCATCTGTGTTCCGCATCTTTAATCGCTGGCAGGCCGTCAACCAACAGTGGAAGGTTTTGAACTATGACAAGTCTATGGACAGCGAGGACCTGAAGGCAGCCGCCACTGACAGGACTTTGTCCCATCCAAGCCAAGGTCAGCAGGCTGAGCTTGGGgtgtccacctccacctcttccttgaTGGGACCAGCCCCAGCTGCCCAGGCCtcctcccctgcaccccccacAGGCTCTGGACCCGTTCTGCCCCCCCAGGCTGACCAGGACAATGGGACTGCAGCACCTGACCAACACTGTCCATACAacatcctccacctcctcagccaCCTGAGGCAGTCTGAGGCCCGCAGCCAGCCCAACAACAGCACCCGGGAGCTGGTCATGAGAGTAACTACAGTATGA